In Synechococcus sp. UW69, the following are encoded in one genomic region:
- a CDS encoding AI-2E family transporter — MTPWPAWLRLGLLLPVLGLNAFVLKRLLVQFAPFPGLFLTAALIAFLLDLPCRWLSQRGLPRAWAIVSVVLVTVGLLVWAAVALVPLLIEQLSQLITASPSLLTAAEQWIDRGQLWAVDHGLPADFADLSSDLVSQFSRLATQLSQRLLGLLGATVGTTINVVIVLVLAVFLLLGADPIVEGLARWLPDRWRELVQTTLERTFRGYFAGQVVLALILSGGQLLVFTALKIPYGVLFAVLIGFTTLVPYASAVSIVSVSAVLAVQDPRTGFELLAAAIVVGQIVDQVIQPRLMGSIVGLQPAWLLIALPIGARVGALYGVGDLLGLLLAVPVASCIKTLADAARAGDIRPPESPPAPGVP; from the coding sequence ATGACGCCCTGGCCCGCTTGGTTGCGACTCGGTCTCTTGCTCCCCGTGCTGGGTTTGAACGCCTTTGTGTTGAAGCGCCTGCTGGTTCAGTTCGCGCCGTTTCCTGGGCTGTTTCTGACCGCGGCCTTGATTGCCTTTCTGTTGGATCTGCCCTGCCGCTGGCTCTCGCAACGGGGTCTGCCCCGCGCCTGGGCCATCGTGAGCGTTGTTCTGGTGACCGTGGGGCTCTTGGTTTGGGCGGCCGTGGCCTTGGTGCCGCTGCTGATTGAACAGCTCAGCCAATTGATCACTGCTTCGCCGTCCCTGTTGACGGCAGCAGAGCAGTGGATCGACCGGGGTCAGCTTTGGGCGGTGGACCATGGCTTGCCCGCCGATTTCGCTGATCTCAGCAGCGATCTGGTGTCCCAGTTCAGTCGTCTGGCCACGCAGCTGAGTCAGCGCTTGTTGGGACTTCTGGGGGCAACGGTCGGCACCACGATCAATGTGGTGATCGTGCTGGTGCTGGCGGTTTTTCTGCTGCTTGGGGCTGATCCCATCGTCGAAGGCCTGGCCCGTTGGCTGCCGGATCGCTGGCGGGAGCTGGTGCAGACGACCCTCGAGCGCACTTTTCGGGGCTACTTCGCCGGGCAGGTGGTGCTGGCGTTGATCCTCAGTGGCGGCCAGCTTCTGGTCTTCACCGCCCTGAAAATCCCCTACGGGGTGTTGTTCGCTGTGCTGATCGGATTCACCACCCTGGTGCCTTACGCCAGCGCTGTGTCGATTGTCTCGGTGAGTGCAGTTTTGGCAGTACAGGATCCCCGCACAGGCTTCGAGCTGCTCGCCGCGGCGATCGTCGTTGGTCAGATCGTGGATCAGGTCATCCAGCCGCGGCTGATGGGCAGCATCGTCGGGCTGCAACCGGCCTGGTTGCTGATCGCTTTGCCGATCGGTGCCCGGGTGGGTGCCCTCTACGGCGTGGGTGATCTCCTGGGACTGCTGTTGGCGGTTCCGGTGGCCAGTTGCATCAAGACCCTGGCCGATGCCGCCAGGGCCGGCGATATCAGGCCGCCGGAATCACCCCCCGCTCCTGGAGTGCCTTGA
- the purE gene encoding 5-(carboxyamino)imidazole ribonucleotide mutase, which translates to MAVLPLCVVPPVLPRVAVVMGSDSDLPTMEPAAAILRELGVEVEVRVLSAHRTPLEMVSFAKASRDQGFGVIVAGAGGAAHLPGMVAALTTLPVIGVPVKSRALSGVDSLHSIVQMPGGIPVATVAIGGGLNAGLLAAQILAVADAGLARKLEAYRSSLHDAVVAKDARLVDLGSTDYLSQMDS; encoded by the coding sequence ATGGCAGTCTTGCCCCTCTGCGTTGTGCCGCCAGTGCTCCCCCGAGTTGCCGTTGTGATGGGAAGTGACTCTGACTTGCCCACCATGGAACCCGCCGCCGCCATCCTGCGTGAGCTGGGGGTGGAGGTTGAGGTTCGGGTGCTCTCGGCCCATCGCACACCGTTGGAGATGGTGAGCTTCGCCAAGGCCTCCCGGGATCAGGGCTTCGGTGTGATCGTCGCCGGTGCCGGCGGGGCTGCCCATCTCCCTGGCATGGTGGCTGCCCTCACCACGCTGCCCGTGATTGGCGTGCCGGTGAAAAGCCGGGCGCTTTCGGGGGTCGACTCCCTCCATTCGATTGTGCAGATGCCGGGTGGGATACCTGTTGCCACCGTTGCCATCGGTGGGGGCCTCAATGCCGGCTTGCTGGCGGCTCAGATTCTGGCGGTGGCGGATGCTGGCTTGGCCAGGAAACTTGAGGCTTACCGCAGCAGCCTCCACGATGCTGTGGTGGCCAAGGATGCGCGCCTGGTTGATCTGGGCAGCACGGATTACCTCTCCCAGATGGATTCATGA
- the cysC gene encoding adenylyl-sulfate kinase, whose amino-acid sequence MTASPTYGELTNKGASTNIAWHEASVGRDERSKQRGHRSAILWFTGLSGSGKSTLANAVNAALFERGLATYVLDGDNIRHGLCKDLGFSDADREENIRRIGEVAKLFLDAGVIVLTAFVSPFRADRDKARGLVEDGDFLEVFCAADLDVCESRDPKGLYAKARAGQIKEFTGISSPYEAPETPELKIDTGKQDLADSVELVIKALQERGVIPAA is encoded by the coding sequence ATGACTGCCAGCCCCACCTACGGAGAACTCACCAATAAGGGTGCGTCCACCAACATCGCCTGGCATGAAGCCTCCGTTGGCCGAGACGAGCGCTCGAAGCAGCGCGGACACCGCAGTGCCATCCTCTGGTTCACCGGACTTTCGGGTTCCGGCAAAAGCACCCTGGCCAATGCCGTCAACGCGGCTCTGTTTGAGCGGGGGCTCGCCACCTACGTGCTTGACGGGGACAACATCCGCCATGGCCTTTGCAAGGACCTGGGCTTCTCCGATGCCGACCGTGAGGAGAACATCCGCCGCATCGGTGAAGTGGCCAAGCTGTTCCTGGATGCAGGCGTGATCGTGCTGACCGCCTTCGTCTCCCCGTTCCGCGCTGATCGAGACAAGGCCCGTGGCCTGGTGGAGGACGGTGACTTTCTCGAGGTGTTCTGCGCTGCCGATCTCGATGTCTGCGAATCCCGCGATCCCAAAGGCCTTTACGCCAAGGCACGGGCTGGGCAGATCAAAGAATTCACCGGCATCTCCAGCCCCTACGAAGCACCGGAGACGCCCGAGCTGAAGATCGACACCGGCAAGCAGGATCTAGCCGACTCCGTGGAGCTGGTGATCAAGGCACTCCAGGAGCGGGGGGTGATTCCGGCGGCCTGA
- a CDS encoding N-acetylglucosamine-6-phosphate deacetylase, with protein MAAEASVALMHRITNVRLPAPQPGDGDQRYAVCLDSQGLICRIKAMGTEDQQAEENWNGDWLSPRGVDLQINGGLGLAFPELTAADLPRLEELLDLLWRDGVEAIAPTLVTCGIAPLRQALAVLREARQQHRPGRCELLGAHLEGPFLAEARRGAHPREHLARPSLEALDERIGGFETEIALVTLAPELEGAAAVIKRLRELGIRVALGHSAANADQASAGFDQGVGMLTHAFNAMPGLYHRAPGPLGEACRRRGIALGLIADGVHVHPTMAVLLQRLAPEQTVLVSDALAPYGLADGEHHWDERVLLVENGTCRLEDGTLAGVTLPQLEGVKRLARWSEAPSAAIWSATVAPRQVIGDATGVLDALMGRPLTQLLRWRDEEGDLHWACAA; from the coding sequence ATGGCTGCCGAGGCCAGTGTTGCGTTGATGCACCGGATCACCAACGTTCGTCTGCCTGCGCCTCAGCCTGGCGATGGAGACCAGCGCTATGCCGTCTGTTTGGACTCCCAGGGGCTGATCTGCCGCATCAAAGCAATGGGCACTGAGGACCAACAGGCTGAGGAGAATTGGAACGGCGACTGGCTCAGCCCCCGGGGGGTCGATCTGCAGATCAACGGCGGATTGGGGCTGGCCTTCCCGGAACTGACAGCAGCAGATCTGCCCCGTCTGGAGGAGCTCCTGGATCTGTTGTGGCGCGATGGTGTCGAGGCGATCGCACCGACCTTGGTGACCTGCGGCATCGCACCACTGCGCCAGGCCCTGGCCGTGCTGCGGGAGGCGCGGCAACAGCACCGTCCCGGCCGTTGCGAGCTGCTGGGGGCCCATCTGGAGGGTCCCTTTCTGGCGGAGGCCCGCCGCGGTGCCCATCCCAGGGAACACCTGGCCCGCCCCAGCCTGGAAGCGCTGGACGAACGCATCGGGGGATTCGAAACGGAGATTGCCCTGGTGACCCTGGCCCCCGAACTGGAGGGGGCTGCTGCGGTGATCAAAAGGCTGCGGGAGCTGGGCATCAGGGTGGCCCTCGGCCACAGCGCCGCCAATGCCGACCAGGCCAGCGCCGGTTTCGATCAGGGAGTGGGCATGCTCACCCACGCCTTCAATGCCATGCCGGGCTTGTATCACCGGGCACCGGGCCCGCTTGGGGAGGCCTGCCGGCGCAGGGGGATCGCCCTGGGGCTGATCGCCGATGGGGTGCACGTGCACCCCACGATGGCGGTGCTGCTGCAACGGCTGGCTCCTGAGCAGACGGTGCTGGTGAGCGATGCGCTGGCCCCCTACGGCCTGGCCGATGGCGAACACCACTGGGATGAGCGGGTGCTGCTGGTGGAGAACGGCACCTGCCGCCTCGAGGACGGCACCCTGGCGGGGGTAACCCTGCCGCAACTGGAGGGGGTGAAACGGCTGGCCCGCTGGAGTGAGGCTCCCAGTGCTGCGATCTGGAGCGCCACGGTGGCCCCGAGGCAGGTGATTGGCGATGCAACGGGGGTCCTGGACGCCCTGATGGGACGACCACTGACGCAGCTGCTGCGCTGGCGCGACGAGGAGGGTGATCTGCACTGGGCCTGCGCTGCTTAG
- a CDS encoding oxidoreductase, whose protein sequence is MSVPVRSTLRSTLLWAVVPAAIVYAIALGWSASEGISAKMVLKDLAQSCKAPLGEGFLSSVGYLLWMAAAAIALFAASTRQIKGSVLNRQFAFCGGGFSLWLCLDDMFLVHDRYLGEAFLYITYAFFTGLLLFRFRGPLRHFGGDTFLVSVVLLGLSVLTDALQGLWPNSYETVQIFEEGFKFLGIAAWLSFWCHYVSSASNPSSLEQH, encoded by the coding sequence ATGAGTGTTCCCGTTCGTTCCACGCTTCGTTCCACGCTGCTTTGGGCTGTGGTGCCGGCGGCCATCGTCTATGCGATTGCGCTGGGCTGGAGTGCTTCAGAGGGCATCAGCGCCAAAATGGTGTTGAAGGATTTGGCCCAGTCCTGCAAGGCACCTCTGGGGGAGGGCTTTCTTTCAAGCGTCGGCTACTTGCTCTGGATGGCGGCCGCTGCCATTGCCTTGTTTGCGGCGTCCACCCGGCAAATCAAAGGCTCCGTTTTGAACCGCCAATTTGCCTTCTGTGGGGGTGGTTTCTCGCTGTGGCTCTGCCTCGACGACATGTTCCTGGTGCACGACCGCTACCTCGGTGAGGCGTTCCTCTACATCACCTACGCCTTCTTCACCGGGCTGCTGTTGTTCCGGTTCCGTGGACCACTTCGGCACTTTGGTGGCGACACTTTTTTGGTTTCCGTTGTGCTGTTGGGCCTGTCGGTTCTGACCGATGCTCTTCAAGGGCTTTGGCCGAATTCCTACGAGACGGTGCAGATTTTTGAAGAGGGATTCAAGTTTCTCGGGATTGCCGCCTGGCTCAGTTTTTGGTGCCATTACGTCAGTTCCGCTTCCAATCCTTCTTCTCTTGAGCAGCACTGA